One Drosophila subobscura isolate 14011-0131.10 chromosome U, UCBerk_Dsub_1.0, whole genome shotgun sequence DNA window includes the following coding sequences:
- the LOC117900192 gene encoding uncharacterized protein LOC117900192, with amino-acid sequence MLFQRSRVEYTAEQIFKIKQLKQLVEKSEELQVGTDDVFLTKFLHYTHWDTIKAYQAIHAYYDFKHKHPSWVARHPIEYYRKIFYGTHCRFVMPHADKNGRVLVIFKTVDAFQQFPDYLQGLIEMDDLIFESLLMLPRVQENGITVICDLQGTTRNFLRQFSPAFMKVVNEKNAVLPFSQRIVHIVQRGFLMHVTSTLFMPFMNKEFKERIFTHDGKNLSKLRDMVGYDSLPAEYGGPACNVLDTNLMFNHLSQNANYLEELQHYEKKKL; translated from the exons atgttgtttcaACGCTCGCGCGTCGAGTACACGGCCGAGCAGATcttcaaaatcaaacaactCAAGCAGCTGGTGGAAA AGTCCGAGGAGCTTCAGGTGGGAACAGACGACGTATTTCTAACAAAATTCCTGCACTACACACACTGGGACACAATCAAAGCCTACCAGGCGATCCATGCCTACTACGACTTCAAGCACAAGCACCCCAGCTGGGTGGCCAGACACCCAATTGAGTATTATCGGAAGATATTCTACGGCACGCACTGTCGCTTTGTGATGCCCCATGCGGATAAGAATGGACGTGTGCTGGTAATATTCAAGACCGTGGACGCTTTTCAGCAGTTCCCCGACTATCTGCAGGGTCTCATCGAAATGGACGATCTCATATTTGAgtcgctgctgatgctgccgcgTGTTCAGGAGAATGGCATAACAGTTATTTGTGATCTCCAAGG CACCACTCGGAACTTTCTGCGACAGTTTTCTCCAGCGTTTATGAAGGTCGTGAACGAGAAGAACGCCGTTCTGCCCTTTAGCCAACGCATTGTTCACATCGTGCAGCGCGGCTTTCTCATGCATGTCACCTCCACGCTGTTCATGCCATTTATGAACAAGGAATTCAAGGAAAGG ATCTTCACCCACGATGGCAAAAACCTTAGCAAATTGCGGGATATGGTGGGCTACGACAGCCTACCGGCGGAATATGGCGGTCCAGCCTGTAATGTTCTCGATACAAATCTGATGTTCAATCATCTAAGCCAGAATGCAAATTATCTGGAAGAGCTGCAGCACtacgaaaagaaaaaattataa